The following nucleotide sequence is from Acinonyx jubatus isolate Ajub_Pintada_27869175 chromosome E3, VMU_Ajub_asm_v1.0, whole genome shotgun sequence.
aacagtgcctggcacagagtaaggacTCAAGAGATGGCAGTTACGACTGCTGTGTGACAAGCAAAAAAATCGGCCACAGGGACGCTTGTGGCtaaaaaagagacacacacacacacacacacgtacgtatACGCTCTCGGGTCTTACGCTTTAGGGGTGCAAGAACACGGAAGATTCTGAACACCAGAAAGAACTTACGCGATAAGCCTTTGACCCTGGAGGGCCGTGTGCTGCTGGAGCATCTCAAAGTTGTACTTCTCATCCGTGGCATGCTGGTCCACTATGAAGATATCTGCATTGAGTTTGGTGATTATAAATCCCAAGTTAAACTGACCAATGATCTCCATGTCTGCAAACATCGTTTTACTGCATGTGGAAAATGTTCGTTATGAGACAtcgtgatttttaaaagattacttttctgattataaaagagACTGTAACAGGAAAATGAACAATACAGAAACATAAACTAGAGAAAGTCCCTAATAATCCCGCTTTTAAAGGTAACATTAGTTATTCATTCGTTCATCCAGCTCCCCAGAGATGGCATCAGTAACTACTGTTCATTTGGTGTGTATGTTCCCCGACCtttgtttacatattaaaaacaaaacaaaaaaaaccgggcgtgcctgggtggctgggtcacttaagcgtccaactcttgatttcggcacaggtcatgatctcagggttcgtgagttcaagactcacatcgggctctgctctgacattgTGGGGCCCGCTTTggcattctgggtctccctccctctgcccctctcccgcttgctctctatctctctctcataataaatattaaaaaaaaacaaaaaaacccaaaaatggaatcataattcTTCAGGCCGTTCTACGCCCCTCCCTTAACAAGGCATCTTCAGTGCTTTTTCAGACCCATTCATGTAGATCTGCTTCATTCTTTCTAGTGGCCGTACGGGAGCTCACTGCGAGCACGTACCATAACCTGTCCGACAAATCCTCTACTGAACGACTTTCGGGTGTTTTCATTTTGAGTAACGCAAACGACGCTGCAGCAAACGTTCATGGACAGAAATCCACTCTATTCTGGGGGTATTTCTGTACGATAAATCCCTAGATTTGTTAAGTGTGTAAAAGTGCCTTTTCACTAATCCTGGGTATCAATCCTTCTAACATTTGCCAAGCTCACGGACAGGTCCTTTGGTGGGTGGCTTCAAAATCCAATTCCATTCATGACTACGTGCGTCAGTGCAGACAAGACAGATACCGCCACAGATCTTCACGTGAAAAAACGACATTGCCATTCTGTACCCCACACAACCAAATTTTGTGAAAATGGGTTTTCATGAGGATCCGCCCTGTGGTGCTCAGACGGGACTCGAGCTGAGACCTGAGACGGTTCTTTCTTTCTGCGAGTGCTCCAGAGCAGCGAGGAAGATCCCTTCCACACCACAGCACCCACCTGGGCTCCCGTGGGACTTGCTTTGCTTGGAGCTCTGCCACAGTCAACCGCGGGTGATGGTGTGACAGCGACACCTCCGTGTGCCATGGATTACTAAGCTCCCATTTCCTGTTGGCAAGGAGCTCACACTGAGCTCAAGTCCAAGGTCAGGACCAAACGAATCCCCAAACCCTGTCTGTGAGGATGCATCTCCTGGGACCATTCCCTGGTAGTAATTTCGTGTCAGAGTCCAATCAAGACACAAAAACCACACCAGCGATTTGAACAGAGGAAATTCATAACCAGGTATGGTAAACTAGTAGAAGGTAATTAACTAGTTAGCTAAGAAACACAGGGGTAGCAAACAGAGTGAGCAATGCTGGGCCTCCTGCTGGCAGCTGCCTTGTAGGAGGAAAAGACCAAGGTAGCCAAAAGGAAGGAGAGGCCGGGCTCCGGTGCTTTCTCGCGGCGTCCCTCTACCGCCCCCTACTGACAAAGTCTAGAAGTGCACCAGCAGAGATGCTCACATGGTCCAGCCTCAGAGATTGCAAAGTAAGGAGCCTACAGTGGATTCCAACTGAGACGCAACACACCTGTAAGCAGCACCAACACCAAGTCCCTGGCTCTGGTTCCCCAGATAGAGTCCCCGTGGGAAGAACTTGCACTGGCCTGAAGACACAGGCATTCTGTCTCTGCAGGTGTATCTCCCACCGTAAACTTAAAAAGTAGCATCAGGCTCAaacaatgaagaagaaacaaaactacgACTTGCTCTCTTTGGTTATAActcaaaatagaaacacaaaagcTGGTAAATGCTACCACAGTATTTCAATTACTGTCTCATCTTCCGCTCCGGACATGTCTTGGGAAAATCATTGGCAGGACAGCTCAGAACAAAAGGCCTTTCAGCAGCCGTGCACCGAAGGCCAGATGCCAATGCCAGGCCCACTGTAGATCAGCATTTCTCATACCTGGCAAAAACAGAGATTCCTGGGCTCCACACCCACGATCTACCGCATCTACTGAAATAGAATCTCCAGAGGCTGACCACGGGTTCCGCTTTCTGAACAAGCATCCTAAGCGGTTCTTTTGTGTTCCCCAAATTCAAGAACTACCATAACATGGGATcgatgaatatttgttgaattaaaatcactgcttttaaaaattacagttgaTTTCACTCACTGAGAAGGCTAAAAGCATCCAGGGTcagacgcctggggggctcagtcggttgagcgtccgactactgatcagctcaggtcatgatctgacagtctgtgagatcgagccccgagtcagactctgtgctgagcctggagcctgcttggaattctatctctttctctctttctgccccctccccaccctccgttcatgtgtgcactctctctctctctcaaaaaaaaaaaaaaaaaaaaaaaaagaacccaaagagAAAGCATAATTACTTTGCCTTTTGGGCACCTTACAGGTCTTTCTCCATCAAGCACGTGTTCCATGATCGTGCATGTAAGCCAGGAGCCCAGCTCTTCACTGTGTCCCTGAGCGTTCACAGGCCCTAGACCCCACCCAAAGATGTTCACCCCCCCTTAATCACACACAATTTAAAGGAACTATTTCCtatggtgcctgagtggctcagtcagttaagcatccaactagtgattttcgattcaggtcatgatcttcaggccccgcaacaggctccacaccatcagtgcttgggactctctttctctctctgctcctcccctgcttgtgctctctttctctgtctctcaaaataagtaaacttttggaaaaaataaataaatgaactatttcCTAAAAACCCTTCCCAATGTTAGGCACCATGAATATCAAGGGAATTATCTAATGTAACGCTTGCTGTTGAAGAACTGATTATCAAAATCAGGCAAAGCCTGTGCAGTCCAAACCAAAAGTGCCATAAAATTTCAACGTAATTACTGGTGCTCTGTGTATAGGACACAGCACATTTCAGTATCTACTGAGACAAAACATATACAatgctttaaaaagatcaaagttaaggggcgcctgggtggctcagtcggttgagcctcgacttcggctcaggtcaggatctcgcaaactgtgagttcgagccctgtgtcaggctctgtgctgacagctcagagcctggagcctgtttcagattctgtgtctccctctctctgtcccttccccgctcatgctctgtctctgtctctcaaaaatgaataaacattaaaaaaattaaaaaaaaaaaatcaaagttaaataTTTCAAGAGAAGTCATCGTTTTTAGAAGTTACAATGTTGTACGTGATTACTGTCAAGAAAGTGGTGGTGACCAGTGTTTTCTGTTATCAGTATTAACAGTTTTCTTGAAActgactctcttttttccttaaccTTACCCTACACAATCTTCTGGAAATCGCaagtttgataataaattataatttttcctaATATGCATTAAAATGAATCATGGGAGGggtccctaggtggctcagtcagttaagcgtccaacttcagctcaggtcactatctcacggttcgtgggtttgagccccatgtcgggctctgcgctgacagctcagagcctggagcctgcttcagattctgtgtccccctctctggccctcccctgctcgtactctgtgtctctctctctcaaaaataaataaacgttaaaaaaaattttttttaatgaatcatggGAAATAGTAATGTCCACTAAAACCTCCATGGATTCAGTGCAGGGAGGAGTCACTGTGAAACCTTGGGGAAGAGGAATGAGATCGGGGTTGAGGAGGCCCTGATTAATTTGAACTAAATGGACAGGATGTGCTAAGAAAATCTAAGGAAACAATTCTTGAAAGGTTTCACCGAGAAAGACCTCTTTAAAGAAAGTTAATTTGATGCATATGAGGGGCAATGAAAACGTAGCGAGTGGAAACAGCATCACCAAGGATGCACCGGTAGGGCTAATGAGCAATCCGGTGAGTGGAAACAGACTCCCAAATTAGAATCTTCGAGGagcacagagaaggcagagagaaaggggggccgggagagggggagacagaagctTGGGAAAGTGTGACATCAGGAGATGTCACGTCTGTGGTGCAGAGAAGGCCCCCAGGGAGGACCATCCTGACAGGCCCTGGAGCAAAACCAGGGCCTGGAAGGACCAGCCTCGTCCCCTCCGGCAGCTCATCCTATGAAAGAACGTTACCTTATCTCCTTTCTCAGTTCATCTTCGGCGGCTTGGTTTTCTCCGGGGCAGATCTTTGCCCTGAACTTCCTGTAATTCTGTTCGCCTTCTTGTGGCCTTTCTTGGTGACGTAACTGCTTTATTCGTGCCGCTAAAGACCGCATGGAAAAGGCCAGGGGCACTactttcttactgattttaaCAGCCACGTCGACCTGAGACGCTGATGTGTTCTGCGCAATCACCAACCCTTGGGGGACGTCAGGATTCAAAGGAATGCCGTCTTTTTTGAAACGCCGTGTGCTTGGGGAGGATGCATCTACGGGCGGAGGCGAGACCCTATGTTGACGTCCACCGTCCTCGTGATTGGAACCGCGCTCCGTGTCTGCAGGGCGACGGTCAAGTTCAGGCAACTTCTCAGAAGCTTCCGCGTTTCCCTGTGAAAACCTGTCCTCAGGGGAGTTTGCTGCACAGACACCACCGGACCGACCGCCCGTTGCTGGGGTGCCGGGCCCTTCCTGCGGGCCGGCCGAAGTGCGGCTGTGCCCCGAGTCCTGCCCCGTCTCTGCTCCGTCCCTGCGGTCACAGGGGCCCCCGCGCAAACGCATCGCCTCCCCGCCAGGGCCGGACGAGCCTGTGCCCGAGGCGCACTTCTGGAAACACGGGGAGTCTGGAGCTCCAGAACACTGGACGTGTCTCTTCTGTCTCGGAGAAATCCGTCTCGGTTCGGTGGTGTTCGGGCCCTGAGACTTGGTCTCTGTCGTGTGCCGAAGAGAAAAGGTGTCTCTCAGTCTGGAAATGGTCACTGCCCTCTTTGCTTCTCCTCCGGTCCTTAACGAAGCGGGATCATCCTGTTTTTCTAGCATGGGCTTCTCCATTTCTGCCGAATGCTTTTTTATTAAGTTACCTGAGTAGATAGGAGCAGAGGAGAGTATCAGGGGCTGCACTGAAGTGGAGAAAGAGGgtatttctgggggcacctggcgggctcagtcagttaggcggccgacttcggctcagggcatgatctcgtggttcatgagttcgagccccgcgtcgggctctgtgctgacggctcagagcctggagcctgctttggattctgtgtctccctctctctctctgcccctccctcactcgtgctttttctctctctctctctctctcaaaaataaacaaccgttaaaaaattttttttttaaaaagaggatacGTTTTACAAAAGTCGGGATCCAGAGATGGCTAACAGAACATACAACAATGGTTAATCGTAAGGGAcatacaaattgaaaccacacTTTAACGTTACTGTACCATCACCAGAATGGGCAAAAATTTAACAATCGACAAAAGTTCTCAAAGATGAGGCTTAAAAGGAAGGTGTAAATACTGTTGGTGGTAGTGAAATCGGTACAGTCACTTTGCGAAACCTTCTGGGAGTAGCTCCTAAATCTAAACACGACGCATCTGCAGGTGGAGGCCTGTGGCCTGGCACTGCGCTCCTGGCACACCCACACCCGCCAGAGCCACAGACAGGGGTGTCCACGGCCGCCGCTCTGGCCATAACAACCCAACCGTCCACAAAGAAATCATGCCGTTAAGAACTACAacggaggggcgcccgggtggctcagtcggttgagcgtccgacttcggcccaggtcatgatctcatggtccgtgagttcgagccccgcgtcgggctctgtgctgacggctcagagcctggagcctgtttcggattctgtgtctccctctttctctgaccctcccctgttcacgctcgctctctctctgtctcaaaaataaaaattaaaaaattaaaaaaaaagagctacaaCGGAATGCCACACAGCAACGAGAACGAATGAATGAGTTGCCATGTGACATGGACAGACCCCACAAGGTAATGAGAGAAAGAAGATgcaaaaaagcagaaattaaaagcaGATAAAATGAATCTGTGGTGTCAGAAGTGAGGAAGATGGTTACCACGGGGGGTCGGCGCAAGCAGAAGGGGTAGCAGGGTGGTTCTACGGTGCCATCTCTTGACCTCAGGGCTGATACActcgtgtttgtttgttttcaatacaACGGACGAAAGGGGCATCGGTTCAACTGGGCTTCGAGAGGCACCGGTATTTTGAGCAGTTTCTCCTTAGAGGGTAGCGTCTGGCGAAGCGTGTCTGTGAGTGGCCCCCTCCACAGAGATGTATATACAGCGGAGCAGCCTCCACTCCATCCCCACGCATATCCACATCCACGCCACCCCACGCCGAGGACGGCCAGGGCTCACGGGCGCCCACCACGTCCAAAGCGAAGCTCTGCCACTCTACTGCCCGGATTTCTGCGCTCCTGTTCCACTCCACCCCTCGGGAGCTTTGCCTCCACCTTATGCCCTGATTATCAAAACCAGAGCCTGCTTGCTCTCTTCCAAATCGACCTCTCCCCGCCCCTGGGGTGTAAGGAATGTTAGGACAGAGCGGCTCAGGATCCCTGCCAAcaacccccccctcacccccaccccctcccccacccccttgccaaGCCCCTTCCAGCTCCTCCTCGCACCCTCAGCTCACAAAGTCATCCCACAACCTCTCCTCTCACTGGGAGCCACACCCGTCTGTCACCTTAGCCTTCTGCCACACTCTAGTTTCAGCTTCCTCAGCAGCTCTGGTCTTCCCCCCTCGGAAGACGCACTGATGGGCGCCCACCACCTCTGCACATACAGACATGGAGATCAGGGCAGGCTGGCCGACAGAAGAGAGTGTGCACCCCAAGGAGATGTGGtcatggggggcgggggtaaTGGCCAACTCTTCCCTCTGCCAAAGAAGGCGGCTGGAGCTCAACACTGGGCCCCCTCCCAGAAGTCCAGCTGCTCTTGGTttggataaaaaagaagaaaaccacttAAATATCTGATCACGTAGGGCCAGGCAATGAAATAATGACTGTACCTATCACTACTACACATCCTGAATCAGCTTTGTGGCGACGCTCATTCCCATACGCCACTCAGCGAAGAAGGCACAGGGGTGACGGGTGGGAAAATGGCAGCGCGAGGGCCCCCAGAAATTCCCCACTCcgtaaagaaatgagaaaaatgggcaaaaatggTCAGAATCGACTTTtctcagaactctggaaattaacaaAAGGTTTGCAGCCATCAAGAGTGTTTATTAAAGGAAAACGGTTGAGTCCTGGTAAGAACACATCCCCGGATGTGCCAAATGTGCCTTCCATTTCTCTTGTTACCCAATTTCCTTACATCTGCAGCTCTACACTGCCTAGTGTGACACATCCTCTCAGagattttgggggcgcctgggcggctcagtcgtttgagtgtccgAATCTTgaattcagctcgggtcacgatctcacggttcatgagatggagccccacactgggcttcatgctatcagtgcagaccctgcctgagattctctcttctaaataaaaattaaataaaaaatttaaaaaaattttttttaatttaaaaaaattaaaaaaaaaaaggatactgaGTTTCAGAAGCTGTCCATACACCTGTGTATTTTCTTACCTTCAATACCCAACAACGGCTGCTGACTGACATTAAGTTTGTTGAGATCACCATCAAACATTCCTatcaaagatgtttttaaaactgCCAACAAAAGCTTCTCCTCTTGCAGTAAAATTTGCCTTTTATCGGGAGTAACATTGACGTCAACACATtctaaggccaaaaaaaaaagacacttatgTTTAAAACCACCTTTAACAGAAATTTCCCCATCTATTTTATTCTCTTGTGCTTACCAAAAACACTACAGTGTCCAGACTAATATTCATAAACTGTAAAATCAGCACTTtcagagaaacaaggaaaagatgaACCGTTTATTAAATGGATAGAATATGCAAGTATCTGAACAgttaatttgcaaaaataaagaaagagcaaataaacacatgaaaacataggATAGAAGACCGCACACCAAAATAAGATCCTTCTAGTATCGCCCACTGAGTTTGGTTAAAAATGACACTACCCAATACACGGCTCTAGATGTGTAAATGAGTACAGCCCGATCCTAGTCATGGACACACTAATTCTAGTACCAGGAATGTATCTTAAAGAAATTACCAATGATATAGGTAACAATTTAATATAAGGATagtatttaaatttctaaaaactgaAGACAGCTAAATTAAggctaagaatttaaaaagtttaagataCATCTGTACCTTGGAATATAATGAGTACAGATGTTAAAATCATGTTTCTGAATAATTCTTaggacatggaaaaaaaaaaccatttatgtCAAAGGATAAAGAGCTTGATACGAACTTCCCAaagttattttctcccttttataaaCGATATGagtagggatatatatatatagcattacGTATTTTAAGGCGTGCACATATTTCTAAGTACCTAGGAAAAAATCCTAGATAACAATAAAGCAGAATTTTCCCaatcagaagaaaaatagcattatttttaaaatcggGGGAACATTTGGTTTGCTTTCTCCCTTAGGTGCCATGAAAAAGTCCTATTTTTCTAATAATAGCATTAACCTGGTCTCaagcagaaagcaagaaagcctgtataaaaaataaaagtctatacaatataattaaaagtctgtaaacaaaaaatacactgCCATTAACTGTTGCCACAAAAATCCTTTCTGGTCATATCATGgctttatgatttcatttttttcttttaggggtaAGTTACCAATGTGACGAAAAGCTCAGTGGAACTTACCTGAATCAACAGAAATGTTAAGAACAACAAATGGATACTGATGGCGATTATACATATGATAGACCTCGTTCACAAGTCTGGAAACCTACGtacaaaacaaaagttaaaaaagaacaaacattccTGTGTGTCCCCCAACACGCTGCTCTAATCAGCCACTACACGGCTGTATCTTAACAGATTGACTGAGGTAGAGCGGGGCCTGCAATAAACTACatgtatttaaagtatacagtttgaggggtgcctgggtggctcagtcggttaagcatccgacttccgcccaggtcacgatctcagagttggtgagttcaagccccgcatcaggctcactgctatcagcatgaagctggcttcagatcctctctctccctctttctctgcccctccctgacttgcatgcacacgctgtctccctctctctctcaaaaataaataaacacttaaaaaaatgtttaaaaaataaactatacagTTTGACAAGTTTACAATCAAGATCAGTAAGATTATAATCAAGATAATCAATATATCTATCCATTGCCCAaaaaaagtttcctcatgcccctCAAAGGGATATTTTTAGTCATCAATCCCTAAACCTGAATCTTTTTCCAATCCAAAGTTGCTTTTGAAGACATGTCAAAAGATGTAGGTGCagcctatttatttatctgtttattatgttattttaactTCAGTGCCAACATGCTGCAGGTGCAATTTAAATGCTCATTAAACACACTCCAACGTACAGAGAAATGTATTTATGTGATTCTGTAATAATTGTTAAAAGTGTTGGAGATAAACTATAAAACTGCACCATGCACAATACTGAACCATATCCAACAGACAGAAGTCACTTTCAAGTGCCACAAGAAAACAGAATCTATGACCGAGGTACAATATTGCtgaaaatgcaaaatcaaaaccGAAACACTAAAACCCTATCAAGATGaccagtctaggggcgcctgggtggcttagtcagttgagcgtctgtctgactcttgattttggctcaggtcatgatcccagagacGCGggattgagcctcgcatcaggctctgtgctgacaagggctgagcctgctgggattctctctctctccaccccctccgtcgctcccctgtttgtgttctctcagtttctctcaaaaaagacaaaaaacaaaaaacaaccattaaaaaaaaaaaaaaaatacctttgccGGGTCACAAGGCCGCCGATTGATAAAGAAAAACTGTCTGTCTGTTGAGCTTCTTCCAACACCATGAGCACAGTGAGAAATGAAACCAGAGATGCTGTACAATGTTCACACAGTAAGGACAGGATTCCAGAATGGAAACAGTAACGTGTCAGAGGGCACAttcataaagtaaaaacaaaataaaatataacacctGGTTACACACTGATAAGTATTAACATTTCAGTTGATGCGTGTCCGTGTTCCACTCTGATAAATCATAAAAAGGACACAGACCTTCTGGCATGTTCTACAGCTCCTACGGTCAATGAATCCACCACAGGAAATGCAGTGGGTTCAAAACAGATTTGCTTCAGCTCTTCTCTCACTTGCCCTATTAAATTCTTGGCCTCTATGCAAGGAAGGAGTCTCACCCAAAACTCACATTCTAGAATCTTCAAGCTGTCCCCACCACCTGCCCAGGGAGCTCAACTACTTGTATTCAGGATTTCTGCGTGCACTCCCTGCCCTTTTAGAATGTGttctccttggggcgcctgggtggctcggtgggttaagcgtctcttgatttcagctcaggtcaagagctcgtggttagtgggttcaagccctgcatcgggctctgcactgagtgcggagcctgcttgggattcaatgtctccctctctctctctctctctctctctgccccttcccccattcacttTCTtggtctctctaaataaacttcaaaaaaagttttaaagtaaaaaaagacaagacaagacaatcTGTTCTCCATCAGCAAACTCCTATCTCCTAAGGTATTGTTAAAGAGCTTCCTCagggcacccggtggctcagtcagttgagcacccaactcttgatttaggctccagtcacgatcccagggttgtgggatggagccccgactcaggctctgcgctggggcGCTGcgctctctccctcagcccctcaccccaacgcactcactctctctttctctctaaaataaaaaaaattacagtgctCCCTCTGCCTGTGATCTACCGGGGTATGTGCACTCTGCACTCTGTAAGAATGGTGTGCACGCAAAAGAAATGAATCTCTGCATGTGAGCCAGGGGCAAGTAGACAGTGAGCAGGCGTGGGCCATCACAAGGCCAATCCCAAGTAGGGGCAATGCCAATTTTTCTTACCCTGAGAGTAGTGACAGTGGACAAGATACTGGGTAAGGCATGAATGAAAGGAAACACTATTCCGCTCTGTCAAATCCCCATAAGGcaaaacatatatgtaaattaaaaattactttaatttgTCACTAAGCAGTTTCCTTACTACAAAGGTTTCAATAGGAAATCAATAGGAAACCAAAGAATTCAATAGGAAATCCCCTCAAGTGCACCAGGGACCCAGGATATTGAACGAATTAAGTAACGGACCCCTttataaaaattctctttctcagcAATAATAATGCCTATAACTTTACAACGAATACAAAAACTATAAACCTTAAAATCAcgatctttaaaaacaaaagcctccaggggcacctgggtggctcagtcggttggctgagtgtctgactcttgatttcagctcaggtcgtgatcctcatgggttcatgagttcgagccctgcttcagacttcgcgctgacagcacagagcctgctggggattccctctctctctctctctctctctctctgcccctcccctgcttgtgctatctttctctcaaaacaaatacatacatacatacatacccagACAAAATGTTTGAT
It contains:
- the PMS2 gene encoding mismatch repair endonuclease PMS2 isoform X2: MELAEGPSTELAKAIKPIDRRSVHQICSGQVVLSLSTAVKELVENSVDAGATNIDLRLKDYGVDLIEVSDNGCGVEEENFEGLTLKHHTSKIQDFGDLTQVETFGFRGEALSSLCALSDVTISTCHASAKVGTRLVFDHNGKIVQKTPHPRPRGTTVSVQQLFYTLPVRHKEFQRNIKKEYARMVQVLQAYCIIAAGIRVSCSNQVGQGKRQPVVCTSGSSSIKENIGSVFGQKQLQSLIPFVQLPPSDSVCEEYGLSHGDALQTLFRISGFISHCAHGVGRSSTDRQFFFINRRPCDPAKVSRLVNEVYHMYNRHQYPFVVLNISVDSECVDVNVTPDKRQILLQEEKLLLAVLKTSLIGMFDGDLNKLNVSQQPLLGIEGNLIKKHSAEMEKPMLEKQDDPASLRTGGEAKRAVTISRLRDTFSLRHTTETKSQGPNTTEPRRISPRQKRHVQCSGAPDSPCFQKCASGTGSSGPGGEAMRLRGGPCDRRDGAETGQDSGHSRTSAGPQEGPGTPATGGRSGGVCAANSPEDRFSQGNAEASEKLPELDRRPADTERGSNHEDGGRQHRVSPPPVDASSPSTRRFKKDGIPLNPDVPQGLVIAQNTSASQVDVAVKISKKVVPLAFSMRSLAARIKQLRHQERPQEGEQNYRKFRAKICPGENQAAEDELRKEISKTMFADMEIIGQFNLGFIITKLNADIFIVDQHATDEKYNFEMLQQHTALQGQRLIAPQTLHLTAVNEAILIENLEIFRKNGFDFVIDEGAPVTERAKLISLPTSKNWTFGPQDIDELIFMLRDSPGVMCRPSRVRQMFASRACRKSVMIGTALNTSEMKKLITHMGEMDHPWNCPHGRPTMRHIANLDFISQK
- the PMS2 gene encoding mismatch repair endonuclease PMS2 isoform X1 — encoded protein: MNMLDTLTINGGESFPAVKARMKTHKCIFALFLVTGVFSTELAKAIKPIDRRSVHQICSGQVVLSLSTAVKELVENSVDAGATNIDLRLKDYGVDLIEVSDNGCGVEEENFEGLTLKHHTSKIQDFGDLTQVETFGFRGEALSSLCALSDVTISTCHASAKVGTRLVFDHNGKIVQKTPHPRPRGTTVSVQQLFYTLPVRHKEFQRNIKKEYARMVQVLQAYCIIAAGIRVSCSNQVGQGKRQPVVCTSGSSSIKENIGSVFGQKQLQSLIPFVQLPPSDSVCEEYGLSHGDALQTLFRISGFISHCAHGVGRSSTDRQFFFINRRPCDPAKVSRLVNEVYHMYNRHQYPFVVLNISVDSECVDVNVTPDKRQILLQEEKLLLAVLKTSLIGMFDGDLNKLNVSQQPLLGIEGNLIKKHSAEMEKPMLEKQDDPASLRTGGEAKRAVTISRLRDTFSLRHTTETKSQGPNTTEPRRISPRQKRHVQCSGAPDSPCFQKCASGTGSSGPGGEAMRLRGGPCDRRDGAETGQDSGHSRTSAGPQEGPGTPATGGRSGGVCAANSPEDRFSQGNAEASEKLPELDRRPADTERGSNHEDGGRQHRVSPPPVDASSPSTRRFKKDGIPLNPDVPQGLVIAQNTSASQVDVAVKISKKVVPLAFSMRSLAARIKQLRHQERPQEGEQNYRKFRAKICPGENQAAEDELRKEISKTMFADMEIIGQFNLGFIITKLNADIFIVDQHATDEKYNFEMLQQHTALQGQRLIAPQTLHLTAVNEAILIENLEIFRKNGFDFVIDEGAPVTERAKLISLPTSKNWTFGPQDIDELIFMLRDSPGVMCRPSRVRQMFASRACRKSVMIGTALNTSEMKKLITHMGEMDHPWNCPHGRPTMRHIANLDFISQK